The genomic window GAGTTAACTTGGCTAAGAAAAGAGGCGCAGTTAAAACTAAGAAGAAATTAAAGAATATTCCTTTAGGAATAGCTCATATACATTCAACTTTTAACAACACTATCATCGCTATCACAGATACTGAAGGAAGAGTTGTAGCTTGGAAATCTGGAGGAACTTCAGGATTCAAGAATACTAAAAAAGGAACTCCATTCGCAGCTCAAATAGCAGCGGAAGAAGTAGCTAAAGCAGCTATGGAGCATGGAATGAAAAAGGTAGAAGTAAGAGTGAAGGGACCTGGTTCTGGAAGAGAAGCTACTATCAGATCATTACAAGCAGCTGGATTAGAAGTATCAAAAATTGTTGATGCTACACCAGTTCCACATAATGGATGTAGACCACCTAAAAAGAGAAGAGTGTAGTTCACTTATTCAAAATTATCGTAGATAAAACGAATTCTGATTATCGGAGTTAAAATAAGAAATAAAGGAGGATATAGGTCAATGGCAATTAATAGACAGCCTGTATTAAAGAGATGTAGAGCTCTTGGATTGGATCCAATAGTTTTAGGTATAAATAAAAAATCAAACAGAGGTCCTAGACCAAATGCAAATCAAAAACCAACTGAATATGCTATTCAATTAAGAGAGAAGCAAAAAGCGAAATTCGTATATGCTGTAATGGAAAAGCAATTCAGAAAGTTATATGAAGAAGCATCAAGAAAAGACGGAGTAACTGGTCTTAACTTAATTCAATATTTAGAGAGAAGATTAGAAAATGTAGTATACAGAATGGGGTTTGTTTCAACTAGAAGACAAGCTAGACAAATTGTATCTCATGGACATGTTTCTGTAAATGGAAGAAAAGTAAATATCGCGTCTTACAGAGTTAAAGCTGGAGATGTTGTAGCAGTTATAGAAAATTCAAAAAATGTTGAGCTTATCAAATCTGCAATTGAGGAAGCTAACGCTCCTTCATGGATTGAATTAGATAAAGCTAACTTTGCTGGAAAAATCTTACAAAACCCTACAAAAGACGATATGGACTTCGAATTAAATGAAGCATTAATCGTAGAATTCTACTCAAGATAATAAGTTTTGAGAGCACAAAATTTTATGTAGGAGTGATTCAATGTTAAAGATCGAAAAATTAGCAAGAAATATAAACATTACAGAAGAAAAAACTAGTGAATTTGGTGGAAGCTATGTAGTGGAGCCATTATATAGAGGTTATGGGAATACGATTGGTAATGCACTTAGAAGAGTGTTATTATCATCTATTCCAGGAACAGCTATTAAAGGTGTAAGAATTGACGGTGTTTTAAATGAATTTTCTACTATGGAAGGCGTTAAAGAAGCTGTAACTGATATTGTCCTTAATGTTAAGGAGATTATCGTTAAAGCCGATGAGCCTGGTGAGAAAAAAATGACATTATCAATAGAAGGGCCAAGAGTTGTTACAGCTGCTGACATCATTCCTGATGCTGGTATCGAAGTAATAAATCCTGATCATGTTATCTGTACAGTTACGACTGACAGAAAAGTAGATATGGAATTTATTGTTGATACTGGAGAAGGTTTTGTAGTTGCAGATGAGATTGACAACACAGACTGGTCTGTAGAGTATATCGCAGTTGATGCAATATATACTCCAATCAAAAAAGTTTCTTACGCTGTAGAAGATACTATGGTAGGAAGACAAACTGATTTTGATAAATTAACATTAAATGTTGCAACTGATGGAAGTGTTGAAATCAGAGATGCAATTTCATATGCAGTTGAGCTTTTAAGTTTCCACTTGAACCCATTCCTAGAGATTGGTGACAGAATGGATAGCTTAAGAGACCAAGATGAAGAAGAGTTAAATGATGAGCCTGCAACAGCTGTTGTTGAAAACAATGTAGCAGGAACTAAAATTGAGGAGTTAGATCTTACTGTAAGATCATTCAATTGTCTTAAAAAGGCTGGAATTGAAGATGTTGGTCAACTTTCTGAGATGGGATTAACTGAATTGTTAAAGATCAAGAACTTAGGAAGAAAATCATTAGATGAAATTTTAGACAAAATGAGAGAATTAGGATTTGACTTACAGGGTAACAATACCTCTAATTAATCTTATAAGCAAAGGAGGCTAGCTTAAAAATGAATCATAATAAATCATATAGAAAGTTAGGTAGAAGATCAGACCATAGAAAAGCTATGTTAATGAACTTAACTATCTCTTTAATAAATGAAGAAAGAATAGAAACAACTGTAACTAGAGCAAAGGAATTAAGAAAGTTTGCTGAAAGAATGGTTACTTTAGGTAAAAAAGGAGACTTAGCGTCAAGAAGAAGAGCACTTGCATTCTTAAGAGACAAAGATACTGTAGCAAAGTTATTTGCTGAAGTAGCTCCTAAGTACACTGAAAGAAAAGGTGGATATACTAGAATTATGAAAACTGGTATCAGAAGAGGAGACTCTTCACCAATGGCAATAATCGAATTAGTATAATTCAATTATAAATAGTTAGATCACTATGTGATCTAACTATTTTTTTATCTAAAAATATTAAGAAATAAAAAAGGAGAAGCTGATTGCTTCTCCTTTACTATTTTTTTGAAAATTTATGATTTACTATGAGTGCTCCAAAGACACATCCCATTCCAATAAATGAGATAAGGTTAGGAGATTCATTGGGTAAGATGCTCCAACTGATAATTGCTCCTGAAACAGGAACAAAGAACTTAAACATATTTAATTCTGATACTTTAACTCCATCTACCTGGATTAAGAAAAACCAGATAGAGAAAGCTACAGCTGAGACCAATGCCAGCCAAACTAAAGCTATATAAAAATTAACTGGCTGGTTCAATTG from Psychrilyobacter atlanticus DSM 19335 includes these protein-coding regions:
- the rpsK gene encoding 30S ribosomal protein S11 codes for the protein MAKKRGAVKTKKKLKNIPLGIAHIHSTFNNTIIAITDTEGRVVAWKSGGTSGFKNTKKGTPFAAQIAAEEVAKAAMEHGMKKVEVRVKGPGSGREATIRSLQAAGLEVSKIVDATPVPHNGCRPPKKRRV
- the rpsD gene encoding 30S ribosomal protein S4, whose amino-acid sequence is MAINRQPVLKRCRALGLDPIVLGINKKSNRGPRPNANQKPTEYAIQLREKQKAKFVYAVMEKQFRKLYEEASRKDGVTGLNLIQYLERRLENVVYRMGFVSTRRQARQIVSHGHVSVNGRKVNIASYRVKAGDVVAVIENSKNVELIKSAIEEANAPSWIELDKANFAGKILQNPTKDDMDFELNEALIVEFYSR
- a CDS encoding DNA-directed RNA polymerase subunit alpha, producing the protein MLKIEKLARNINITEEKTSEFGGSYVVEPLYRGYGNTIGNALRRVLLSSIPGTAIKGVRIDGVLNEFSTMEGVKEAVTDIVLNVKEIIVKADEPGEKKMTLSIEGPRVVTAADIIPDAGIEVINPDHVICTVTTDRKVDMEFIVDTGEGFVVADEIDNTDWSVEYIAVDAIYTPIKKVSYAVEDTMVGRQTDFDKLTLNVATDGSVEIRDAISYAVELLSFHLNPFLEIGDRMDSLRDQDEEELNDEPATAVVENNVAGTKIEELDLTVRSFNCLKKAGIEDVGQLSEMGLTELLKIKNLGRKSLDEILDKMRELGFDLQGNNTSN
- the rplQ gene encoding 50S ribosomal protein L17; the protein is MNHNKSYRKLGRRSDHRKAMLMNLTISLINEERIETTVTRAKELRKFAERMVTLGKKGDLASRRRALAFLRDKDTVAKLFAEVAPKYTERKGGYTRIMKTGIRRGDSSPMAIIELV